One Firmicutes bacterium CAG:345 genomic region harbors:
- a CDS encoding unknown (no significant homology to UniProt) translates to MKFKVFSFIPLLFLPISIISTEHNFFELEKISIVNYQKNEIENKKIDGDYIILEQDFTSTKNNTSSNLSTSGNEVSDQLGNAFLKIILLIVGLIFGGILILAIISILIYFIFSKRRKKIIKENSSLKRK, encoded by the coding sequence ATGAAATTTAAAGTTTTTTCTTTTATTCCATTATTATTTTTACCAATTTCTATTATTTCTACAGAGCATAATTTTTTTGAATTAGAAAAAATAAGCATAGTCAATTATCAAAAAAATGAAATTGAAAACAAAAAAATTGATGGAGATTATATTATTCTTGAACAGGATTTTACAAGTACAAAAAATAACACCAGTTCGAATTTATCTACCTCTGGAAATGAAGTGTCTGATCAATTAGGCAATGCATTTTTAAAAATAATCTTATTGATTGTAGGACTAATTTTTGGAGGTATTTTAATTTTAGCAATAATATCAATTTTAATTTATTTTATTTTTTCAAAAAGAAGAAAAAAGATAATTAAGGAAAATTCATCATTAAAAAGAAAATAA
- a CDS encoding unknown (no significant homology to UniProt) — translation MNESTRYAMGIYQVAQLLSQALDYAGPVVNLLKQNNNGEQLVKAYESQVTQFQHFLEPNMPFARFCAANGEQGEKIFNHVKDIARDVYGIGRTEDSDTPFVSIVTNADSQKELRVETSLLVKYAGEIVSIHEVIIDILNGYINTFEKDGTLEPELKELFNSYDLFYRARSMHVVSSIISAKFIELNNVANSIRNAKRAQGVDVTSPEFNIHADPSIHFIDEELKNVIGLTFFIKSKIRNQDPTLLGLFDQFAEYLNYLNGSKKLEEGRTMQDVLNTLVSIFNAKGQEYTQAWLQNFNNMYQNLVKYEQEMRASQAPAPEAK, via the coding sequence ATGAACGAAAGTACTCGTTATGCAATGGGTATTTATCAAGTTGCTCAACTTCTTAGTCAAGCTCTTGATTATGCCGGCCCAGTTGTAAATCTTTTAAAACAAAATAATAATGGAGAGCAACTTGTTAAAGCTTATGAAAGCCAAGTTACACAATTCCAACATTTCTTGGAACCAAATATGCCATTTGCACGTTTTTGCGCAGCTAATGGTGAACAAGGGGAAAAGATTTTTAATCATGTAAAAGATATTGCACGCGATGTTTATGGCATTGGTCGTACTGAAGATTCTGATACTCCATTTGTTTCTATTGTTACAAATGCTGATAGTCAAAAAGAACTTCGTGTTGAAACAAGTTTACTTGTTAAATATGCTGGAGAAATCGTATCTATTCATGAAGTTATTATTGATATCTTAAATGGATATATCAATACATTTGAAAAAGATGGAACACTTGAACCAGAATTAAAAGAATTATTTAATTCATATGATTTGTTCTATCGTGCAAGAAGTATGCATGTTGTTTCATCAATTATCAGTGCAAAATTTATTGAACTTAATAACGTTGCAAATTCAATTCGCAATGCTAAGCGTGCACAAGGTGTTGATGTTACATCTCCTGAATTCAATATTCATGCAGATCCATCCATTCACTTTATTGATGAAGAATTAAAAAATGTTATCGGCTTAACATTCTTTATCAAGAGCAAAATTAGAAATCAAGATCCTACACTTTTAGGATTATTTGATCAATTTGCTGAATATCTCAATTATCTTAATGGCAGTAAAAAGCTTGAAGAAGGACGCACAATGCAAGATGTTTTAAATACTTTGGTAAGTATTTTCAATGCCAAAGGTCAAGAATATACTCAAGCTTGGTTACAAAACTTTAATAATATGTATCAAAATCTTGTTAAGTATGAACAAGAAATGCGTGCTTCTCAAGCACCAGCCCCAGAAGCTAAATAA
- a CDS encoding glucosamine-6-phosphate deaminase (product inferred by homology to UniProt) gives MELIVLKKEDIAREIAKEIVTLINRKNNACLGLATGSSPIGVYQELIKAYNNKFVSFKNVKTYNLDEYIGLKEDDSQSYHYFMNKNLFEHIDINKENIHIPDGLNSSKCIGTYEQEIAKDGGIDFQILGIGSNGHIAFNEPGTSFSSHIHVVKLKESTIKDNSRFFESIDDVPTSAISMGLQSILNAKRIVLIATGLNKAEAIFRLFTEDENENLPASILKSHPNCTIYADEEAASKLKIGV, from the coding sequence ATGGAATTAATAGTTTTAAAAAAAGAAGATATAGCTAGAGAAATTGCTAAAGAAATAGTAACATTGATCAATAGAAAAAATAATGCTTGTTTGGGTCTAGCAACTGGTTCTTCTCCAATCGGCGTTTATCAAGAACTGATAAAAGCTTATAATAATAAATTTGTTTCTTTTAAAAATGTTAAAACATATAATCTGGATGAATATATTGGATTAAAAGAAGATGATTCTCAATCATATCATTATTTTATGAATAAAAATCTTTTTGAACATATAGATATCAATAAAGAAAACATTCATATTCCAGATGGTTTAAATTCAAGCAAATGTATAGGAACATATGAACAAGAAATTGCAAAAGATGGGGGAATTGATTTTCAAATATTAGGAATAGGATCAAATGGACATATTGCTTTTAATGAACCAGGAACATCTTTTTCTTCACATATTCATGTCGTGAAATTAAAAGAATCAACTATAAAAGATAATTCGAGATTTTTTGAATCAATTGATGATGTTCCAACTTCTGCAATTTCAATGGGATTGCAATCTATTTTGAACGCTAAACGTATCGTTTTAATAGCCACTGGATTAAATAAGGCTGAGGCTATTTTCAGATTATTTACTGAAGATGAAAATGAAAATTTACCAGCTTCAATTTTGAAATCTCATCCTAATTGTACAATTTATGCTGATGAAGAAGCAGCGAGCAAATTAAAGATTGGTGTTTAA
- a CDS encoding n-acetylglucosamine-6-phosphate deacetylase (product inferred by homology to UniProt) — protein MTGYKDTYIYIPKKGIIKGSIAFEKGKVIGYDEDSSFEKLDENYIVIPGFIEEHIHGCNGSDTMYATKKDLENISISLLQDGVTSFYPTTMSMSLDDVKRALNNIAQNKDLPGANILGINVEGPFICKKYCGAQDPKNIIKATEENIKELIEASSNMIKIMTIAYEEADFDIVKFLLDNGIKPSLGHSDCSYTKAQEAIDKGAHTLTHTYNAMRGIHHRDIGLLGAGLLNDSVYTELICDLHHVSAPAIELLYRLKGKDKIVLITDSMEARFLDEGQYELGGQKVYVKNGVATLNDGTLAGSILRMNDAVKNIQKTLNISLEEAIDFATINPAKNMGVEKFKGSLDIGKDADYIVIDRNLNVIKTYIAGNLVYSKN, from the coding sequence ATGACAGGATATAAGGATACGTATATATATATTCCAAAAAAAGGAATTATCAAAGGATCTATAGCGTTTGAAAAAGGTAAAGTTATAGGTTACGATGAAGATTCTTCTTTTGAAAAATTAGATGAAAATTATATAGTTATTCCTGGTTTTATCGAAGAACATATTCATGGTTGCAATGGTTCTGATACTATGTATGCAACAAAAAAAGACTTGGAAAATATCTCAATTTCACTTTTACAAGATGGTGTAACATCATTTTATCCAACAACAATGAGCATGAGTTTAGATGATGTAAAGCGGGCATTAAATAATATTGCTCAAAATAAAGATTTACCTGGTGCAAATATATTAGGCATAAATGTAGAAGGACCGTTTATTTGTAAAAAATATTGTGGAGCTCAAGATCCTAAAAATATTATTAAGGCGACAGAAGAAAATATAAAAGAATTGATTGAAGCTAGTAGTAATATGATTAAGATTATGACTATAGCTTATGAAGAAGCTGATTTTGATATTGTTAAATTTCTTCTCGATAACGGAATAAAACCAAGTCTTGGACATTCTGATTGTTCATATACTAAAGCTCAAGAAGCTATTGATAAAGGTGCTCATACACTTACTCACACCTATAATGCTATGAGAGGGATTCATCATCGTGATATAGGATTGTTAGGCGCTGGATTGTTAAATGACTCTGTTTATACTGAATTAATTTGTGATTTACATCATGTTTCAGCTCCAGCAATTGAGTTATTATACCGACTTAAAGGAAAAGATAAAATTGTTTTGATTACAGACTCAATGGAAGCAAGATTTTTAGATGAAGGACAATATGAACTTGGGGGACAAAAAGTTTATGTAAAAAATGGTGTTGCTACATTAAATGATGGAACCCTTGCGGGCTCAATTTTAAGAATGAATGATGCGGTAAAAAATATTCAAAAAACATTGAATATATCGTTGGAAGAAGCGATTGATTTTGCAACAATTAATCCAGCTAAAAATATGGGTGTTGAAAAATTTAAGGGATCATTAGATATAGGTAAAGATGCGGATTACATTGTTATTGATAGAAATTTAAATGTTATCAAAACCTATATAGCAGGTAATCTAGTTTATAGCAAAAATTGA